The following DNA comes from Oscillospiraceae bacterium.
TTGACAAAGTCCGGTTTTTCCCGAATGAGCTTAATGTCTATCATCGTTGATTTCTCCTTTGCAATACCTCTGCATATATAATCTTAAAACAGTTTTTTTCAGTATGGACAGAAAATTCTTTATTCAAACTGCTTGAGCAGTTCTTTTAAGTCATCTTCCCCGCTAAACTCAATGTGCAGCACGCCTTTTTTGCGGTTTCCGGTCACTTTTACGCGGCGGCCGAGCTGCTCATGCAGGGAAAGCGCCGCCTCATCATAATAGGGAATTTCACGGCGCAGGCTGCCCTCTTTCGGTTTCTCTGTTATTTGTCTTGCCAGTTTTTCCAGCTGCCGCACGGTCAAGCCGTCTTTGATACAGCGCAGCGCCATTGGCAGCTGCTGTTCTTCTGGAAAAGCGAGCAGTGTGCGCGCTTGGCCGGCAGTCAATTTATCCTGCTGCAGCAGCTCCTGCACCTCTTTAGGCAGGCGCACCAAACGCAGTGCATTTGCAATCGCCGGGCGGGATTTTCCCACGCTGTCGGCTACCTGCTCCTGCGTCATTTCATAGGCATCCATTAAGGCCTGATACCCCTGTGCTTCTTCCAGCGGATTAAGGTCTGCACGCTGCAGGTTTTCGATCAATGCCATTTCCATGACCTGCTGGTCGGAAAGTTCCCGCACCAAAACCGGCACCTGCTGCAGGCCCGCCATGCGTGCCGCGCGCCAGCGGCGTTCGCCGGCAACAATCTGGTAGCCACTTTCATCTCTCAGCGGCCGCACAAGCAGCGGCTGTAAAATGCCGTGCTTGGTGATGGACTCGGCCAGCTCGGCCATTTCTTCTTCGTCAAATTTGCGCCGCGGCTGGCTGCGGTTTGGTTCCAGGTCATTGATATTGACCACAATAGAGGAGTCAGCGTCCTCAGTATCGTTTTCCGCAAAAATTGCATCCAACCCCCTGCCAAGGCCTCTTTGTTTTGAGGACAATCTTTTCACCTCATCTTTCGTGTTTCTGAATCAGTTCTACAGCCAAATCGTTATAAGCCTTTGCGCCCTTGCAGCTGCCGTCAAAGTACTGAATCGGCTGGCCAAAGCTGGGCGCTTCACTTAAGCGCACCGTGCGCGGAATGACCGTCTTAAATAGGGAATCCGCAAAATGCTTTTTTACTTCATCCACGACCTGCTGGGTCAGGTTCAGCCGGCCGTCGTACATGGTAAGCAGCACTCCCTCAATTTCGAGGCCGCGGTTAAACTGCCGCTTGACCCGGCGCACGCTGTTCATCAGCTGGCTTAATCCCTCCAGTGCATAAAACTCGCACTGAATGGGAATTAAAACGCTGTCTGCCGCAATCAGCGCATTGGTGGTGATAAAGCCGAGAGATGGCGGGCAGTCTATCAGAATATAGTCATACTGGTCTTTCACCTGCACCAGTGCCCGCTTTAAAACGCTTTCGCGATGGGGTTTGTCTACCAGCTCAATCTCAGCGCCCGCCAAATCCAGTGAACTGGGCAGCAAAAAAAGGTTGTTAAACTCCGTTTTGCATATAACCCGCTCTGCTTTTTCGTCACGAATTAAAACATCATATACAGAAAGCTTCAGCTTTCGTCGGTCTATACCAACACCGCTTGAGGAATTGCCCTGTGGATCGGTATCTACCAAAAGCGTCTTTTTCCCGGCTGCACCCAGCGCCGCCGCCAAATTGACCGCCGTGGTTGTCTTGCCCACGCCGCCTTTTTGGTTTGAAACAGCAATGACACGGCTCATGCACAGGCTCCTCCTTCTCTTTTACAATATGTTTTATTATACCACGGAAAAGGCCCTAAAGAAAGAGGAGAATGTTGTTTCACGTGAAACAATGCTTTGCTGTACAAAAAAAGGACCTGCTTTGCAGCAGACCCTTCTTTTGCAAATGATTGCGGAAAAATGATAAGAAAATAGGATTTCTTGTAATCGTAATTGATAGTGTCAAGCTGGCTTTTTGTCTTCTTCCCTTTTAGGAATGCGCACGACCCACTCAAGGTATTCTTCTGTTTCGGTGTGGTAGCTTTCCGCTTCCACGCCTGTGCGCCGCAGAGTAGACACCGCATGCTGAATGGTGTTGCCAAAAATACGCACATCTTTGATAACCGGCATTTGCTTTTGGCGGTGTTTGGGCTCTTCTTTAAGCAGCTTGCTAACCAAAGCGTCAGTCTGCTGCACATTCATGCTGTTTCGCAGAATCAACCCCAGCACCTTCTTCTGTTCATCCGGGTCTTGCAGGCGGAGCAGAGCACGTGCGTGGCGCTCGGTCAAGTTGTTTTCCAAAATGCACTTGCGAACGCTTTCCGGCAGCTTTAGCAGCCGCAGTTTGTTTGCCACTGCGGATTGACTGCGCCCCAGTCGGGCAGCGCACTCTTCCTGCGTAATTTCCCACTCTTCCATCAATCGACGAATCCCCTCAGCTTCTTCAAACATATTCAGGTCTGCGCGCTGCAGATTTTCGGTCAGCGCAAAGATTGCGCTTTCCCTGTCGCTGCAAGATGTAATAAGAACCGGCACTTCGCGCATGCCCAAACTTTTGCAGGCGCGCAGGCGGCGCTCGCCGGCAATCAGCTCATAGGTTCCGCCGGAGCGCCGGCGCACAACGATTGGCTGCAGAAGGCCATTGGAAGCAATGCTGTCTGCCAGTTCTTTTAAGTCCTGCGCTTCAAACGTTCGGCGCGGCTGAGAAGGATTTGGCCTGATACTATCAATCGCCAGTTTTACAATGTGCTGTTGTCCCAGCATGTTTCCTCACCCCTCGCTTGTTCTATCATAGCACTATGGCTCTGTATGATTTTGTTGAAAAGTGATGGGTACAAAAGAATTTTTCACCGGCAAAGTGAAAAACAGCAGAAAAAAGCAGCCGCTTTCCACTAGAAAATCGGCTGTTGAAAGTCTGGTGGGAAACTGCTGTAACGCACTTATTTACTGGATTTTTTATGTGGAAAACTTACAGTGGCTGCTTCTTGATTTTCTGCATTAGGCGCGGATATTTGTTGGGGCAGGGCGAAACACGGCGAATCATAAGGAATACGCGTTTCTCGCCATTTGGCAGCAGATAGGTTTCGTTTCGCTGCACTTTGCCGCCGAGCGCCCGCAGCGCATGTGTGGCTGCGGCAAGTTCGCCCTCTCCGGCAGGGCCTTTCCATGCACAAAAGGAACCACCGACTTTGACAAAGGGCAGGCAGTATTCACACAGCACCGGAAGCGGCGCCACTGCTCGCGCAAAAGCAAAGTCAAACTGCCCACGCAGTTTTGCATTACGTCCCGCTTCTTCTGCGCGCCCATGCACAAAGTCAGCTTTCACCTGCAATGTTTCACAGATATCCTGTAGAGCGGTCAAGCGTTTTTGCAGACTGTCGAGCAGCGTCAGCTGCATCTGTGGCACGGCAAGCTTCAGCGGTATACTTGGAAATCCCGCACCGGTGCCAACATCAATGCAGTTCTTTTTCTGCAGCTGCATCCACTGCAGCGGCCAAAGAGAATCCAAAAAATGTTTTTGCAGAAATTCCTGCGGCTGGGTAATCGCTGTCAGGTTCAGCTTTTGGTTCCACTCTAAAAGGGACTCCATATATTGCTGGAACTGCCGGCTCTGTTCTTTTGAAAGGGAAATGCCGCACTGCGCCGCACCTTGCTGCAACTGTGCTTCGATAGATTCCATTATGGTTTCTCCTTTGTCAGCCAAATCAACAGGACGCTGATATCCGCCGGACTCACACCGGAAATGCGGCTGGCCTGCCCGATATTTGCCGGCTGTACATGATTCAGCTTTTCCTGTGCCTCACTGCGCAGGCCGGTGACCTCTGTGTAGTCAAATCCCTTGGGCAGCAGCTTTCCTTCCAGCCGGCGCATTTCGGCGATGTCTGCTTTCTGCCGGCGGATATAGCCTTCATATTTCAACTCTATTTCAACATTTTCAAAAACTGCATCTGGGTAGGCGGGCCTGTCTTTGTCGATTGGCGCAAGCGCTGCATACGTAAGCTGTGGGCGCTTGAGCAGCTCTGACAGCCGCACACCAGACTGCACCGGCGTTGTTTCACGTGAAACAAGAATCTGATTGAGTGCTTCACTAGGCGGGAAAACTGTACTTTTGGCGCGCTGCATTTCAGTTTTTTTCTGTTCTTCTTTTTCTTGGAATCTCTTCCACCTATTATCTCCAATTAAACCAATTTTACGGCCAATCGGTGTCAAACGCTCGTCGGCATTGTCCTGCCGCAGCACCAGGCGGTATTCGCTGCGGCTGGTCATCATTCGGTAGGGGTCTGTAACCCCTTTAGTTACAAGGTCATCTACCAATGTGCCGATGTAAGAACTGGCGCGGTCTAAAATCATCGGCTCACGGCCCTGCACTTTAAGCGCCGCATTGATACCCGCAACAATGCCCTGGGCGGCAGCCTCTTCATAGCCAGAGCTGCCGTTAAACTGACCTGCGCCGTAAAGTCCCGGCTGGCTGTGGAACTCAAGCGTGGCATCCATCTGCAGCGGGTCAACACAGTCATACTCAATCGCATAGGCACAGCGCATAATCTGCACATGCTCAAGCCCTTTAATCGTATGATAAAACTGCAGCTGCACCTCTTCCGGCAGGCTGGAGCTCATTCCCTGCAGGTACATCTCTTCCGTATGCAGCCCACAGGGTTCAATAAACAGCTGGTGCCGCGGTTTGTCGCGGAAACGCATGATTTTGTCCTCTATACTGGGGCAGTAACGGGGCCCAATGCCGGAAATGCGGCCGCTGTAAAGCGGGCTGCGGCCGATGTTTTTCAGAATCACGTCTTTTGTACGGTCATTTGTCCACGAAACATAGCACACGGATTTGTTTTTTCCGGGCGCCAAAGTATCGTAAGAAAACGGAATGACCGGCTCGTCGCCTTTTTGTACCTGTAAATCAGAAAAATCAATGCTGCTGCGCAGTACGCGCGCCGGGGTGCCTGTCTTAAAGCGGCGCAGCTTCAGGCCAAGCTTGCGCAGCGGCTCGCTGAGAAATCCGGCAGGGAACATGCCGTCCGGTCCGCTGTCGTAGCTGACCTCACCGACATAAATACGCCCACCCAAAAAAGTACCGGTCGCCAGCACAACCGCCTTGACAGTGTACACAGCGCCCATACGGGTCACGATTTCCCATTCATCACCGGCACGGCGAAGGTCTACAACCTCTGCCTGCTTGAGATACAGGTTTTCTTGCAGCTCCAGTACATGCTTCATCGTTTCGCTGTATCTGCGGCGGTCAATTTGGCAGCGCAGGGAATGCACAGCCGGCCCTTTGCCGAGGTTGAGCATACGGCTCTGTAAAAAGCAGGCGTCGGCTGTGCGGCCCATTTCCCCGCCAAGGGCATCAATCTCGCGCACCAGGTGCCCTTTTGCTGTGCCGCCAATGCTCGGGTTGCAGGGACAGTTGCCCACCGCATCTAGATTGATTGTAAAGACCAGTGTCGAGCAGCCCAGCCGCGCACTGGCAAGGCCGGCCTCAATGCCGGCGTGTCCGGCGCCGACCACCGCCACGTCGTATCTGCCAGCAGTATATTCGTGTTCCATCATGTACTCCTCCGCTTTTGCAAGTACCGCATTTTTTGATATAAAGTATCGAAAGATTGTGCTCTTTATTGTAAGGCGTGCAGGCTTTGTTTGTCAAATTCTGTTTTCACCGCAAAAACGGCAGCGGAAAAAATTCCGCCGCCGTAAAAATGCTTTGATTGCTTCCCTGCTACCGAGACATGCCCACAGCAGGCATTGCAGTACTTTCAGTTTTTGGGTACTTTCTATCTGCCCGCTGTCCGTCTGGAATTTTTAAACGCAAAATATGAAAAGCGCTTTTACAGGAATTGTACCAAACATCGCTGTACCCAAATGCCGCGGGGTCCTTCCGTATAGGCATATGCAGTATTCCCGCTGCTGTGGTACGGGTACCGTCCAGGGGACTTTGCTGTGCAATGCGCTTCAAATTTTCAAGCCGCTTCTTCTTATAGCCCGCATGATTTGTACAAAGAACTGCAAAATCTGTTTTCCAACACCCGGAGAAAAAACGCAATTCAAAGCAATTCCAATGACAAGCCTTACTTTCCTACGCAAAATGTCTCAAAGACACGGTCAATCACTGCTTCTGAGGCATGCTCGCCGGTCAGCTCCATCAGGGCAGAGACTGCATCATCAACGCACACGGTCACGGCATCGAGCGTCATGCCGCTGTGCAGGGCCTGCAGTGCCTCATCAAGAGCCTTTTGTGCGCAGCGCGCGGCTTCCTGCTGACGCTGGGTAAACAGCATACCGGAATCCGGATCAATTTTTTGCAGGTGCAGCACCTGCTGTACTGCTTCTTTCAACGCCTGCAGGCCGCTTCCCTGCAGGGCACTAATATATACAATTTGTTTAAATTTTGATTGTATATACGAATTGTCAATTTGATTAAGCAGGTCGCTTTTATTGATAACCGCAATTGCGGGGGTATCGCCAATCAAATCAATAAAGGTGCGATCCTCCTGCCGCAGCGGCTCTGAAGAATCAAATACCGCCAAAACCAGCTGAGCCGCCTCTACCCGGGTGCGGCTGCGCAGCACCCCCAGCTGCTCGACCGGGTCCTCTGTGTCACGCAGGCCGGCAGTATCTGCCAAGCGCAGGGGAACTTCACCCAGCTGAATGGTTTCTTCCACAACGTCGCGGGTCGTGCCCGCATAAGACGTGACAATGCTCTTTTCACAGCCGGTCAAAAGATTCATCAGCGTACTCTTGCCGACGTTTGGCCGGCCGGCAATCACAGTATCCACGCCGTTTTTTAAAATGCGGCCAGTATCAAAACCAGAGAGCAGCTGCAAAAGCGTATGGTCGGCGTGCTGCAGGCTCTTTTCCAGCTGGGCATTCTCTACCTCCGGCACATTTTCTTCCGGAAAATCCGCCCATGCAGCCAAATGTGCCGCCGTGTCGGTCAGCTGTTGGCGCACCGTGCTGATTTTTTGATTCAGCCGGCCCTCCTGTCCAGCACGGGCAGCGCGCGCCGCGCCCTCGCCCTGTGCACAAATCATCTCCATAACCGACTCCGCCTGGGTCAGATCCATCTTGCCATTCAGGTAAGCGCGCCGCGTAAATTCGCCCGGCTGTGCCAGCCGCGCACCGGCATCCAGGCAGGCATTGAGCAGGCGGCGCAGCAGATAGAGCCCGCCATGGCAGGAAAGCTCCACCACATCTTCGCCGGTATAGCTTTTGGGTGCACGGTAATTTGCCGCCACGCACTGGTCAAAGGTTCCTTTTTGGTCGTGAACCGCACCAAACAAAGAGGTATACCCCGGAATATCCCCCAAGGTCTTTCCTGAAACAGAAGTAAAGACGCTGTCCGCCACGCTGCGGGCATTTTCGCCGGAAATACGCACAATGCCAATGCCGCCCGGCGCCAGCGGTGTGCTGATTGCCACAATGGTATGCAAGGAAACCCCATCCTTTCACAAAAAGGGCGGCAGACCATGGGGCCCGCCGCCAAATCTGCAGGAAAAGCGCTGCTTTTCTCTGCATCTATTTATTCTGTGTACAAAATTCTTACTGCTGCGGAGTGCGGTTAATGCGCCCATAAAGCGGCACATCTGGTTTGCTCTCTGCTGTTGCCCCAGCAGCAGGGGAAGCCTGTGTCTGCGGCCGTTTCTGTTCTTCATAAGGTCTGCGGGCATTATTTTTCTGCTGCGGGCGCGGCCCGCGGTTTCCGCTATAGGGGCGGTGACCGCCGCCGTAGGGACGTTTGCCGCTGGGGCGGCCGCTCTGCTGTCTGCGCGGCTGATATTTTTCTCCGCCCTCGGGACCGACAACCACATGGCGGGCCTGGTCTTTGCCCTCACTCCAGCTGGTGGCACCCTCAATCTGCTGAACAGCAGTATGAATAATCCGCCGCTCATAGGGATTCATCGGCTCCAGCGAATTGTTGCGGCCGGTCTTAACAGCTTTTGCAGCCAATTTTTTACCGAGTGCTTCCAGCGTCTCGCGGCGCTTTTCACGGTAATTACCTATATCCAGCGTAATGCGGAAATAGGCATCTTCTGACTGGTTTGCAACCAAACCCGCCAGGTACTGCAGGGCATCCAGCGTTTCGCCGCGGTGGCCGATTACAAAGCCGACATCGCCGCCGGTAATAGAGAGCATGGCACCGGAATTGTTTTCTTCCTTCTGTATATCAATCTGTACATCATCAAGGCCTAAATGTTTGAGAATACTGCCGAGATAAGAAGCCGCTTTTTCAGCCGGCCCTTCTTCGACATAGGCGCGTACTTTTGCGGGACTGCCGCCGAAAAGACCAAGTGTCTTTCGCACAGGCATCTGCAAAATTTCAAATTCTGCTTCGTCCGGATCCATGCCAAGCTCTTGACATGCCTTTGCCCGAGCTTCCTCTACGGTATCGCCGGTTCCAATCGCTTCTTTACGCATGATACAGTATCCTCCTTTATTTTTAGCCTAGAAAAAGGTTGCAGTATTAGGAAAAACACCAGAGAAAATGAGTGTAAAATTACTTTTTCTGCCCCATATAGTCTGCCTTATTCTGTGCTTTGCCGGCTTTGCCCTTTTTGGACTGGCCGCCCTTAGCAGACTTCTTTTTGCCGGCCTCGTCGCTTTCTATGCGGCTCTTGTTGGACAAGCGTTTTGCAAGCTCGGTCTGCACGTTTTGCGGCAAAGGCTTAATGACAGCCTCTTTTTGGCGCATTAGCAGCACATGCGAGCCGTCTGCTTCCGCTGCCAGCATCTGCGGCGAATAGTACTTCTGCATAAGCCAGGAGCGTACAAGGTTCATGACGCCGCTGACTGCATAATAAAGACTCATTGCGGCCGGCAGGGTACAGGTGATGTAGCCGAAGAACAAAGGCATCAGCACCATAAAGCCAGTCATGCAGCCCTGCTGCGGCTGTGCCTGTCCGTTCTTCTTCTGGCACTGGGTCATATAAACGGTTGCGATGATCTGCAGAGCGATACTGGCAAAAGGAAGGATAAACAGCGGTGTTGTGAAAATGGTGCTCCAGAACTGGCCTGAAACCGCCGGTGTCTGCAGCAGGTTCATACCAAGGAACATAAAGCTGCCGCTGAAAACAGACAGCTTTGCAAAATCATGCGCGCTGAAAAGCGGCTGCAGATAATTGCTGATCAAATGAAAATCCTTTGCAATATCCAGTTCGCGGTACTGGTTGGCGTAGTTTCCCATGGTGCTGGCAAGTGCGTCGCCCGGCACACGCTGAATAAAATCAGAGGCACTGGAGATAGCGGAAGCATTCAAATGCAGCACATTAGAAAGCGGGCTGGCGTACGCCCAAAACATGCCCATAAAGATGAGCATAGGCAAAAGCGTCATCAGGCAGCTGCCGCCCATGCCACCCATGCCTTCTTTATTGTACAGTTCCTGCTGGGCTTCCATCAGCTTTGCTTTGTCGTTTCCGTACATTTTCTGCAATTCCTGCATTTTTTTCTGCAGGCGCATGCTGCCAGACATGCTCTTTTGCTGCTTAATGTACATCGGGAAGCTGAGCAGCTGCAAAATAACGGTGAACAAAATGACAGCAACGCCGTAATTGCGCACCAGAAAATACAGAACATACAGCGGGTATCCAATCAACCAGCCAAACCCGTTAAAAATGGTATTAAAAATCTGCATAAGATGTTTTATGCTCCTTTTGTCAGGATTTTCACTTTTTCAAGACTTTCTTTCTCTGTTTCTTTTCCGGCACCGGGTCAAAGCCGCCCTTACTGAAAGGGTTGCAGCGCAAAAGCCGCCACAAAGCCAAAAGCCCGCCCTTTAGCGGGCCAAAGCGCTCGACCGCCTGTATGGCATAATTCGAGCAGGTGGGGTAATACCTGCAGCAAGGCCCATGCAGCGGCGAAAGATTGCGCTGATAAAAATGAAGAAGCTTTATGATCAGCTTTTTCATTGATAAAGCCCCGCTTTTTTCAGTTGCTGCTCCATCGCGTGCTTTACGACCGTGCTTTTTACATACGGTGTCTTTGCCCTGGCTACAAAGATAAAGTCGTGGCCCGGCCGGATATGCGGCAGCAGGGCCCAAAACGCGGCCCTTATCACCCTGCGCGAGCGGTTTCTCTGCACTGCGTTGCCAATGCGTTTGCTGGTAGTAATGCCCATGCGCACTTTACCACAATGATTTTTTAAAGTATAGCAAACAACAACCGGGCTGACAAGGTTTTTCCCCCTGCTGTAAATATGCCGGAAATCTCTGTTTTCTTTGATAGGTTCGTACTCCATACGGTCAGCTCCGTTACATCCGTTACATACAAAGAAAGGCCACACAAGCGGTGGCCCTTAGTTGCCTTCATCAGTAGGTCAGGCTTGCCCGGCCTTTTGCTCTGCGGCGTGCAAGTACCTTGCGGCCGTTTTTAGTAGACATTCTCTTGCGGAAACCATGTTCCTTTTGACGATGCAGCTTTTTAGGCTGATAAGTTCTTTTCATAGGTAAGAAACCCTCCTTTCGGAATAAACCTCTGCAAGTTAGCATTATAGCTTATTTTTGCCGAGCCTGTCAAGCAGTATCTGTTTACAGGCCGCAAAAAAGTGAAATTTTTTCTGTGTTTCAGCCGTGTTTTCTGTCTGCGTGCTTCATTGCAAAAGGTACCACTTTATGCTACAATGAAACAGAATATTATTTAAATGATTTAAATAAGCGCAGGGCTTCGGCCCTTGCTGCTGACGTACAGAGGAGAGCTGCATACATGGATTCCTTCACAGAGGCCTGGGGGCTTATCTGCGACTACTGCAAAACCAAAATTACAGAAGTTGCCTATACGACCTGGATCTCCCGCATAGAGCCAGTAAACCTGGACTTTTCCAGCGGGACCGCCGTGCTGAAAGTGCCAAATGACTTTCACCGAAAGACAATTACGCACTATTACCTTGATACCATCAAAGAAGCTTTTGCGCAGGTGTTTGGCACATCAGACATAAAAATAGACCTGCGCACAGAAGAAGACCTAGCCCCGCAAAAAGCTGCAGAAGAGCCGGAAAACACAGAAAACTACGAATATACCTTTGATACTTTTATTGTGGGCCCAAGCAACAAGTTTGCCCACGCCGCCAGCATGGCTGTGGCGACCAAACCCGCCGAGCTTTATAATCCGCTGTTTATTTACGGTAACTCCGGCCTGGGAAAGACCCATCTGCTGTACGCCATCTGCAATGAAATCAAAAAGAACACCCCCAACATGGACATTGTCTATATTAAGGGAGACGAATTTACCAATGAACTGATCGATGCCATTCAAAAAGGCACCACAGCCGAGTTTCACAACCGCTACCGCAATGCAGACGTGCTTCTGGTAGATGATATTCAGTTCATTGCTGGCAAAGACTCTACCCAGGAGGAATTCTTTCACACGTTCAATACCTTATATGAAGCGAAAAAGCAGATTGTCCTGACCAGTGACCGGCCGCCAAAAGATATTGCTACCCTGGAAGAGCGCCTGCTCACCCGCTTTGAGTGGGGCCTGACAGCCGATATCCAGCCGCCGGACTTTGAAACGCGCATTGCCATCATCAAGCGCAAAGCTGAGCTTCTGGGAATTGAGCTGGACGACAGTGTAACTGAATATATGGCAAACCGGCTGAAAAACAACATTCGTCAGCTTGAGGGCGCTGTAAAAAAGATGAAAGCCTATCATCTGCTCAACGGCTACCCGCTCAATATCAATACCGCCCAGGCCGCTATCAGCGACATCATCAACAACGACCAGCCTGTGCCGGTCACCATTGAAAAAATTATAGAAGAAGTCAGCCGCACCTTTGGCACCACCCCCGAAGACATCCGCTCAAGCAAGCGCAGCGCAAATATCAGCAATGCCCGCCAGGTGGCTATGTATGTGGTGCGCGAAATCACGCAAATGCCCATGGCACGCATTGGCACAGAATTTGGCGGACGCGATCACTCAACGGTCGTCTATGCGATTCAGCAGGTAGAAAAAAACATCAAGAAAAATCCCCGTATGCGCGCAACTGTCGAGGATATTATCAAAAACATCCGCGACCGGTAATTTTTTATGCCTTTTTGTATTCATTTTTATGTATATAAATTCATGTATGCAGTGTATAAATTTAAGTTTATTCTTCAACTTGTTTTCAACTTTCCCCACCGAGTTTTCAACAGAGAGTTGAGAAGTGGAAATGGTCAATTCTTTTAGACAAAGCATCAACTGCCACATGTTTAGAAAATCTGCCGCTTTTTTTCGAGTATCTCGGGCTTTTCTGCCTCTTTCCACTTTTCAGGATCCCCTACTAATATCTCTAAATCTATTCTTTTCAAATTATACTCTAAGTAATCAGGAGG
Coding sequences within:
- the yidD gene encoding membrane protein insertion efficiency factor YidD, whose translation is MKKLIIKLLHFYQRNLSPLHGPCCRYYPTCSNYAIQAVERFGPLKGGLLALWRLLRCNPFSKGGFDPVPEKKQRKKVLKK
- a CDS encoding ParB/RepB/Spo0J family partition protein — its product is MDAIFAENDTEDADSSIVVNINDLEPNRSQPRRKFDEEEMAELAESITKHGILQPLLVRPLRDESGYQIVAGERRWRAARMAGLQQVPVLVRELSDQQVMEMALIENLQRADLNPLEEAQGYQALMDAYEMTQEQVADSVGKSRPAIANALRLVRLPKEVQELLQQDKLTAGQARTLLAFPEEQQLPMALRCIKDGLTVRQLEKLARQITEKPKEGSLRREIPYYDEAALSLHEQLGRRVKVTGNRKKGVLHIEFSGEDDLKELLKQFE
- the rnpA gene encoding ribonuclease P protein component, translating into MEYEPIKENRDFRHIYSRGKNLVSPVVVCYTLKNHCGKVRMGITTSKRIGNAVQRNRSRRVIRAAFWALLPHIRPGHDFIFVARAKTPYVKSTVVKHAMEQQLKKAGLYQ
- the mnmE gene encoding tRNA uridine-5-carboxymethylaminomethyl(34) synthesis GTPase MnmE codes for the protein MHTIVAISTPLAPGGIGIVRISGENARSVADSVFTSVSGKTLGDIPGYTSLFGAVHDQKGTFDQCVAANYRAPKSYTGEDVVELSCHGGLYLLRRLLNACLDAGARLAQPGEFTRRAYLNGKMDLTQAESVMEMICAQGEGAARAARAGQEGRLNQKISTVRQQLTDTAAHLAAWADFPEENVPEVENAQLEKSLQHADHTLLQLLSGFDTGRILKNGVDTVIAGRPNVGKSTLMNLLTGCEKSIVTSYAGTTRDVVEETIQLGEVPLRLADTAGLRDTEDPVEQLGVLRSRTRVEAAQLVLAVFDSSEPLRQEDRTFIDLIGDTPAIAVINKSDLLNQIDNSYIQSKFKQIVYISALQGSGLQALKEAVQQVLHLQKIDPDSGMLFTQRQQEAARCAQKALDEALQALHSGMTLDAVTVCVDDAVSALMELTGEHASEAVIDRVFETFCVGK
- a CDS encoding ParB/RepB/Spo0J family partition protein, which gives rise to MLGQQHIVKLAIDSIRPNPSQPRRTFEAQDLKELADSIASNGLLQPIVVRRRSGGTYELIAGERRLRACKSLGMREVPVLITSCSDRESAIFALTENLQRADLNMFEEAEGIRRLMEEWEITQEECAARLGRSQSAVANKLRLLKLPESVRKCILENNLTERHARALLRLQDPDEQKKVLGLILRNSMNVQQTDALVSKLLKEEPKHRQKQMPVIKDVRIFGNTIQHAVSTLRRTGVEAESYHTETEEYLEWVVRIPKREEDKKPA
- a CDS encoding YidC/Oxa1 family membrane protein insertase codes for the protein MQIFNTIFNGFGWLIGYPLYVLYFLVRNYGVAVILFTVILQLLSFPMYIKQQKSMSGSMRLQKKMQELQKMYGNDKAKLMEAQQELYNKEGMGGMGGSCLMTLLPMLIFMGMFWAYASPLSNVLHLNASAISSASDFIQRVPGDALASTMGNYANQYRELDIAKDFHLISNYLQPLFSAHDFAKLSVFSGSFMFLGMNLLQTPAVSGQFWSTIFTTPLFILPFASIALQIIATVYMTQCQKKNGQAQPQQGCMTGFMVLMPLFFGYITCTLPAAMSLYYAVSGVMNLVRSWLMQKYYSPQMLAAEADGSHVLLMRQKEAVIKPLPQNVQTELAKRLSNKSRIESDEAGKKKSAKGGQSKKGKAGKAQNKADYMGQKK
- the mnmG gene encoding tRNA uridine-5-carboxymethylaminomethyl(34) synthesis enzyme MnmG, whose amino-acid sequence is MMEHEYTAGRYDVAVVGAGHAGIEAGLASARLGCSTLVFTINLDAVGNCPCNPSIGGTAKGHLVREIDALGGEMGRTADACFLQSRMLNLGKGPAVHSLRCQIDRRRYSETMKHVLELQENLYLKQAEVVDLRRAGDEWEIVTRMGAVYTVKAVVLATGTFLGGRIYVGEVSYDSGPDGMFPAGFLSEPLRKLGLKLRRFKTGTPARVLRSSIDFSDLQVQKGDEPVIPFSYDTLAPGKNKSVCYVSWTNDRTKDVILKNIGRSPLYSGRISGIGPRYCPSIEDKIMRFRDKPRHQLFIEPCGLHTEEMYLQGMSSSLPEEVQLQFYHTIKGLEHVQIMRCAYAIEYDCVDPLQMDATLEFHSQPGLYGAGQFNGSSGYEEAAAQGIVAGINAALKVQGREPMILDRASSYIGTLVDDLVTKGVTDPYRMMTSRSEYRLVLRQDNADERLTPIGRKIGLIGDNRWKRFQEKEEQKKTEMQRAKSTVFPPSEALNQILVSRETTPVQSGVRLSELLKRPQLTYAALAPIDKDRPAYPDAVFENVEIELKYEGYIRRQKADIAEMRRLEGKLLPKGFDYTEVTGLRSEAQEKLNHVQPANIGQASRISGVSPADISVLLIWLTKEKP
- a CDS encoding AAA family ATPase, giving the protein MSRVIAVSNQKGGVGKTTTAVNLAAALGAAGKKTLLVDTDPQGNSSSGVGIDRRKLKLSVYDVLIRDEKAERVICKTEFNNLFLLPSSLDLAGAEIELVDKPHRESVLKRALVQVKDQYDYILIDCPPSLGFITTNALIAADSVLIPIQCEFYALEGLSQLMNSVRRVKRQFNRGLEIEGVLLTMYDGRLNLTQQVVDEVKKHFADSLFKTVIPRTVRLSEAPSFGQPIQYFDGSCKGAKAYNDLAVELIQKHER
- a CDS encoding protein jag — translated: MRKEAIGTGDTVEEARAKACQELGMDPDEAEFEILQMPVRKTLGLFGGSPAKVRAYVEEGPAEKAASYLGSILKHLGLDDVQIDIQKEENNSGAMLSITGGDVGFVIGHRGETLDALQYLAGLVANQSEDAYFRITLDIGNYREKRRETLEALGKKLAAKAVKTGRNNSLEPMNPYERRIIHTAVQQIEGATSWSEGKDQARHVVVGPEGGEKYQPRRQQSGRPSGKRPYGGGHRPYSGNRGPRPQQKNNARRPYEEQKRPQTQASPAAGATAESKPDVPLYGRINRTPQQ
- the rsmG gene encoding 16S rRNA (guanine(527)-N(7))-methyltransferase RsmG gives rise to the protein MESIEAQLQQGAAQCGISLSKEQSRQFQQYMESLLEWNQKLNLTAITQPQEFLQKHFLDSLWPLQWMQLQKKNCIDVGTGAGFPSIPLKLAVPQMQLTLLDSLQKRLTALQDICETLQVKADFVHGRAEEAGRNAKLRGQFDFAFARAVAPLPVLCEYCLPFVKVGGSFCAWKGPAGEGELAAATHALRALGGKVQRNETYLLPNGEKRVFLMIRRVSPCPNKYPRLMQKIKKQPL